A stretch of Blautia liquoris DNA encodes these proteins:
- a CDS encoding NusG domain II-containing protein — protein sequence MKKRDIILITAILAAAFAMTFFVNRDSTEGESLRITVDGKEYGVYRLDRDQIIKINNTNTCKIQEGKVWMVRADCPDQICVHHKPLDHTGGSIICLPNRVSMTIVNSRQTDTPDTIVS from the coding sequence ATGAAAAAAAGAGATATCATTTTGATTACAGCCATATTGGCTGCAGCATTTGCTATGACATTCTTTGTAAATAGAGATTCAACGGAGGGTGAAAGCTTAAGAATAACTGTGGATGGAAAAGAGTATGGAGTCTACAGACTCGATAGAGACCAGATTATAAAGATTAACAACACCAATACTTGTAAGATTCAAGAGGGAAAGGTCTGGATGGTCCGTGCAGACTGTCCAGATCAGATTTGTGTTCACCACAAACCACTGGATCATACGGGTGGCTCGATTATCTGTCTCCCCAACCGGGTATCTATGACAATTGTTAACAGCAGACAGACAGATACACCGGATACGATTGTCTCTTGA
- the ruvA gene encoding Holliday junction branch migration protein RuvA, whose protein sequence is MINYICGVVDYVDEGCLVLDQNGIGFQIYVPGSVMDRQPRIGDEVKIYTYLHVKEDALQLYGFMTRDDLEVFRMLIGVNGVGPKAAIGILSGLSANDLKFAVLSDDTTAITKAPGIGKKTAQKLILELKDKFSLDETFEQKYSDTEKLNTSSEIPDAAKDAVQALVSLGYSNTEAFQAVNKVRTQEGLDAESMIKAALKVII, encoded by the coding sequence ATGATTAATTATATATGTGGAGTTGTTGATTATGTGGATGAAGGTTGTCTGGTACTTGATCAGAACGGAATTGGATTCCAGATATATGTCCCTGGCAGTGTTATGGACCGTCAGCCAAGGATTGGTGATGAGGTTAAGATATATACCTATCTCCATGTAAAGGAAGATGCTCTGCAGTTATATGGATTTATGACCAGAGATGATCTGGAAGTATTTCGTATGCTGATCGGTGTAAATGGAGTCGGGCCGAAGGCAGCAATTGGTATTCTTTCAGGACTCTCGGCAAATGACCTGAAATTTGCTGTGCTCTCTGATGATACAACGGCTATCACAAAAGCACCGGGTATCGGAAAGAAAACAGCCCAGAAACTGATTCTGGAGCTAAAAGATAAGTTCTCTTTGGATGAGACATTTGAACAAAAATATTCTGACACAGAGAAACTAAATACCTCATCTGAAATACCAGATGCAGCAAAAGACGCGGTACAGGCCCTGGTTTCTCTTGGATATTCCAACACGGAAGCCTTCCAGGCCGTAAATAAAGTCAGAACACAGGAGGGGCTGGACGCTGAATCAATGATAAAAGCTGCTCTTAAAGTCATCATATAA
- a CDS encoding U32 family peptidase has product MGELKTMKPELLAPAGSYEALRAALMAGADAVYIGGSKFGARAYADNPDENELLSAIDEVHLYGKKLYLTVNTLLKQNELDKELYHYLKPCYEHGLDAVIVQDYGVLYQIRKWFPDLAIHCSTQMTITGPAGARLLEEAGVKRIVTARELSLNEIRKTADCSNIEIESFIHGALCYCYSGQCLFSSLIGGRSGNRGRCAQPCRLPFKVSENGRQISDTKNSYTLNTKDMCTIELLPDIIKAGVTSLKIEGRMKKPEYTAGVVQIYRKYLDLYLKDSDHYKVDPHDLTILFSLYNRDGFNSGYYKKRNGPDMMALRNQKKDPKKTKIKEISQKEQLYNHIHEQYSGKRPQKNIRGTLTLYPGVPATLTLYLSECVVTVEKEGVQTAKNQPLSEERVRKQLMKTGETPFIFEDLAVFMGDDVFIPIQFLNEIKRDALNRLEQELLITFRRSAPDFNTPEFFPISCQDKKSPVITASVEKAEQLKALMQIEEITDLYLGYQMFRTDRFYSQLTRCIEELSALGKNVYLSLPHIVRADDLSYMEPYLEQLIQRGLSGFLVRNLESLAILKVHHLESFVVLDHNMYTFNRQAWSFFRAQGVRHNTAPLELNEHELTRRNNTESEMIVYGYLPMMVSAQCVKNNYSSCAKSDGTMEIIDRKNKKFTVQCYCNTCYNVIYNSVPMVLLKESEKIKTLGMKSLRLSFSIENYENTKEITRRYIARYLHYQSDEFAGEYTKGHYKRGVE; this is encoded by the coding sequence ATGGGAGAATTGAAAACTATGAAACCAGAATTATTAGCTCCGGCGGGCTCTTATGAAGCTCTTCGTGCGGCTCTTATGGCCGGTGCGGATGCTGTATATATTGGAGGATCTAAATTTGGTGCAAGAGCATATGCAGATAATCCGGATGAAAATGAACTTTTATCTGCCATCGATGAAGTCCATTTATACGGAAAAAAACTATATCTGACTGTGAATACATTGTTAAAGCAAAACGAATTGGATAAAGAATTGTATCATTATCTTAAGCCATGTTACGAACACGGGTTGGATGCAGTGATTGTGCAGGATTATGGAGTGTTATATCAAATCAGAAAGTGGTTTCCCGATCTTGCCATTCACTGCAGCACGCAGATGACAATTACGGGTCCTGCCGGTGCCAGATTGCTGGAAGAGGCAGGTGTTAAAAGAATTGTAACCGCAAGAGAGCTTTCCCTGAATGAAATTCGAAAAACAGCAGACTGTTCAAATATTGAAATTGAAAGTTTTATTCATGGAGCACTTTGTTACTGTTATTCAGGGCAGTGTCTGTTCAGCAGCCTGATCGGCGGTCGAAGTGGGAACAGGGGACGCTGCGCACAGCCTTGCAGGCTGCCCTTTAAGGTCAGTGAAAACGGCCGTCAAATAAGTGACACCAAAAATTCATATACACTGAACACCAAAGATATGTGTACCATTGAGCTCCTTCCCGATATTATCAAAGCTGGTGTCACCTCTTTGAAGATAGAGGGCCGTATGAAGAAGCCGGAGTATACTGCCGGGGTCGTACAAATTTATCGAAAATATCTGGATCTTTATCTTAAGGATTCGGACCATTATAAGGTGGATCCTCATGATCTTACAATACTTTTCAGCCTTTATAACCGTGATGGTTTCAATAGTGGATATTATAAAAAGCGAAACGGTCCTGATATGATGGCACTTAGAAATCAAAAAAAGGATCCCAAAAAGACAAAAATTAAGGAGATTTCCCAAAAAGAGCAGCTTTACAACCACATTCACGAACAGTACAGCGGTAAAAGACCACAAAAAAATATCCGGGGGACCCTCACACTATATCCGGGTGTACCAGCCACTTTGACCTTATATTTATCGGAGTGCGTGGTTACAGTAGAAAAAGAAGGGGTACAGACTGCAAAAAATCAGCCTCTTTCAGAAGAGAGAGTACGAAAACAATTAATGAAAACAGGAGAAACTCCTTTTATCTTCGAAGATCTTGCTGTTTTTATGGGAGATGATGTATTTATACCAATTCAATTTCTGAATGAAATAAAAAGAGATGCCCTAAATCGACTGGAGCAGGAGCTTCTGATAACTTTTCGCAGATCAGCTCCTGACTTTAATACGCCAGAATTCTTTCCTATATCTTGTCAAGACAAGAAATCTCCAGTCATCACAGCATCTGTGGAAAAAGCGGAACAGTTAAAAGCTTTGATGCAAATTGAAGAAATTACAGATCTTTATCTGGGATATCAGATGTTTCGAACTGATAGATTCTATTCACAGCTGACGCGATGCATCGAAGAACTGTCTGCACTTGGAAAAAACGTTTATCTGTCCCTTCCACATATTGTCCGTGCAGATGATTTGTCCTATATGGAACCGTATCTGGAACAACTGATTCAAAGAGGATTAAGCGGATTTCTGGTGAGAAATCTGGAGTCCTTGGCAATTTTAAAAGTTCATCATCTGGAATCATTTGTGGTTCTCGATCACAATATGTATACCTTTAACCGACAAGCTTGGTCCTTTTTCAGAGCACAGGGCGTGCGTCACAATACAGCTCCGCTTGAATTGAATGAGCACGAACTGACCAGGCGTAATAACACTGAAAGTGAAATGATTGTGTATGGTTACCTTCCTATGATGGTTTCTGCACAATGTGTAAAAAATAATTATTCATCTTGCGCAAAGTCAGACGGTACGATGGAAATCATAGACAGAAAGAACAAGAAATTTACGGTTCAATGTTATTGTAATACATGTTATAATGTGATCTACAACAGTGTTCCAATGGTTCTTTTAAAGGAATCAGAAAAAATTAAAACACTTGGGATGAAATCCTTGCGCCTTTCATTTTCAATCGAAAATTATGAGAATACAAAAGAAATAACCAGACGATATATCGCCAGGTATCTGCACTATCAGTCGGATGAGTTTGCAGGAGAATATACGAAGGGACATTATAAACGAGGGGTAGAATAG
- a CDS encoding FAD:protein FMN transferase has protein sequence MKLKLCNTLALCLLLLLSGCGKKETQMASRDGTYFDTAISIGVYSKESKKVLDGCFTICEDLEDTFSRTKKDSELYKVNHRQSSQVEISDDLAKVIKEGIRFYEITDGKFDITVEPLLELWDFKSEKKAIPRQDEIDRALREVDGSSIHLSGNTLSFDNKDTKIDLGALAKGYAADRLKEYLNTHDVKNAMINLGGNVLAVGTKPDGSLWNVGIQKPFAPSGEVADILKVKDHSVVSSGIYERYFKKNGKIYHHILDPDTGYPVDTDYSQVTIVSKSSLLGDALSTACMLMGAEKSGELTAQFPEVSLHPIAIE, from the coding sequence ATGAAACTCAAGTTATGTAATACTTTGGCATTGTGTCTTCTGTTGCTTCTCTCGGGTTGTGGCAAGAAAGAGACACAGATGGCATCCAGGGATGGAACCTATTTTGATACAGCAATTTCTATCGGAGTGTATAGCAAAGAAAGCAAAAAAGTGCTGGATGGCTGTTTTACTATCTGCGAAGATCTTGAAGATACATTCAGCCGCACAAAAAAAGACAGTGAACTTTATAAGGTGAATCACAGACAATCGAGTCAGGTAGAGATCTCCGACGATCTCGCAAAAGTGATCAAAGAGGGAATCCGATTTTATGAAATCACAGATGGAAAGTTTGACATAACCGTTGAGCCTTTACTGGAACTTTGGGACTTTAAAAGTGAAAAAAAAGCTATTCCCAGGCAAGATGAAATCGATCGTGCATTGCGTGAAGTGGATGGTTCTTCCATTCATCTTTCCGGGAATACGTTATCCTTCGACAATAAGGATACTAAGATCGATCTCGGAGCTCTCGCGAAAGGGTATGCCGCTGATAGGCTGAAGGAGTACCTGAACACGCATGACGTGAAAAATGCTATGATCAATCTCGGCGGAAACGTTCTTGCAGTCGGAACAAAACCGGATGGGAGTTTGTGGAATGTCGGAATCCAAAAACCTTTTGCGCCTTCCGGAGAAGTGGCTGATATTCTTAAAGTAAAAGATCATTCCGTGGTCTCCTCAGGAATTTATGAACGATATTTTAAAAAGAACGGGAAGATTTATCATCACATACTCGATCCGGATACAGGATACCCTGTTGATACGGATTATTCGCAGGTCACAATCGTCAGCAAAAGTTCGCTTCTTGGGGATGCATTAAGCACTGCCTGTATGCTTATGGGAGCTGAAAAATCTGGAGAGCTTACAGCACAGTTCCCTGAGGTTTCACTACATCCAATTGCAATTGAATGA
- a CDS encoding FtsW/RodA/SpoVE family cell cycle protein, with product MVNVIVELSKYILLLLMIWFTMESFLVLSKKKESTRKNIFRKQIIILLSFDLLAFFVMFLQTEDVKMILMYGSVLLYILFTQMLYRMIYKKASMNLVNNMCMLLSVGFIILSRLKIDNAFKQIQIVALSTAVSFLIPVIIRKAKFVRDLTWAYALIGLLLLAIVLVFAARSRGANLSITIKGINFQFSEFVKITFVFFLAGMLQMKTDIRQVAVTSVVAAMHVGILVLSKDLGTALVFFMAYLVIVYVSTEKPSYALAGLMALVLASVAAYFLFGHVRTRVEIWRDPFADYKVKGYQIVQALFGLTAGGWFGTGLFKGKPDTIPLASYDFTFAAISEEFGILFSICLILLCMSTFLLIVNISMKMSKNFYRLIAIGLGVEYAVQVFLTIGGTTKFIPMTGITLPLVSYGGSSVMSTIIMLSIIQGLYVLREDEEGEELEENRKKQIGKQKKSKSKKNKSNKGNNKNSKNNKNKPKGESGKKHGADDLEDKIAEQTKKSLHW from the coding sequence ATGGTTAATGTTATCGTAGAATTATCAAAATACATACTGCTTCTTTTAATGATCTGGTTTACTATGGAATCATTTCTGGTGCTTTCAAAGAAAAAGGAGTCTACTCGAAAAAACATCTTCAGGAAGCAGATCATAATCCTGCTTTCTTTCGACCTGCTGGCTTTTTTTGTGATGTTCCTCCAGACAGAAGATGTAAAGATGATACTCATGTATGGCAGTGTTCTTCTATACATCCTTTTCACTCAGATGCTCTATCGCATGATATATAAAAAAGCCTCGATGAATCTTGTGAATAATATGTGCATGCTGCTGTCTGTTGGATTTATCATATTAAGTCGACTGAAAATCGATAACGCCTTTAAACAGATTCAGATTGTTGCTCTGTCTACCGCAGTCTCATTTCTGATTCCGGTAATTATCAGAAAAGCAAAATTTGTAAGAGACCTCACTTGGGCATATGCTCTGATCGGCCTTCTTCTGCTTGCTATTGTACTTGTTTTTGCGGCCAGAAGCCGAGGTGCTAACCTTTCTATTACAATTAAAGGAATCAATTTTCAATTCTCCGAATTTGTAAAGATTACCTTTGTCTTTTTCCTCGCCGGCATGCTGCAGATGAAAACCGACATCAGGCAGGTGGCTGTCACGTCTGTGGTCGCTGCAATGCATGTTGGAATACTTGTCCTTTCGAAAGACCTCGGCACAGCACTGGTCTTTTTTATGGCTTACCTTGTGATTGTCTATGTGTCAACCGAGAAGCCCTCATATGCACTTGCAGGGCTGATGGCATTGGTTCTCGCTTCCGTTGCCGCCTACTTTCTCTTTGGACATGTCAGAACAAGAGTTGAGATATGGAGAGACCCGTTCGCCGATTACAAGGTAAAAGGGTATCAGATTGTACAGGCCCTATTTGGTCTCACAGCAGGAGGATGGTTTGGAACAGGCCTGTTTAAGGGAAAACCAGATACAATTCCTCTTGCAAGTTATGATTTCACATTCGCAGCAATCAGTGAGGAGTTCGGAATTCTTTTTTCGATCTGTCTCATATTGCTTTGCATGAGTACGTTTTTGCTGATTGTCAACATTTCAATGAAAATGAGCAAAAATTTCTATCGGCTGATTGCAATCGGCCTTGGTGTGGAATATGCGGTTCAAGTATTTTTGACCATTGGAGGCACTACTAAATTCATACCAATGACGGGAATCACGCTGCCTCTGGTCAGCTATGGAGGAAGTTCCGTGATGTCAACGATCATTATGCTTTCCATTATACAGGGACTTTATGTATTAAGAGAAGATGAAGAAGGTGAAGAGCTTGAAGAAAACAGAAAAAAACAGATCGGAAAACAAAAAAAGAGCAAATCGAAAAAGAATAAATCAAACAAAGGAAACAACAAGAACAGCAAAAACAACAAGAACAAACCAAAAGGAGAATCAGGCAAAAAACACGGAGCAGACGATCTCGAAGACAAGATTGCAGAACAGACAAAAAAAAGTCTCCACTGGTAG
- a CDS encoding cell division protein ZapA, which translates to MSAKNTTKVLIDGKIITLSGYESEEYLQKVASYLNNKIAELSQIPGYKRQRPETKNTLLSLNVADDYFKAKNMAESLEEDIEVKDKENYDMKHDLIAAQIQLEKTNHEIEKLKKEKDELNGKVRELSDELEEFLKQ; encoded by the coding sequence ATGTCAGCGAAAAATACGACTAAGGTATTAATAGATGGGAAAATCATCACATTAAGCGGTTATGAAAGCGAAGAATATCTTCAGAAAGTGGCCTCTTATCTTAATAATAAGATAGCAGAGCTGTCACAAATTCCCGGATACAAGAGACAACGGCCTGAGACAAAGAATACTCTGTTAAGCTTAAATGTTGCTGATGATTATTTTAAAGCAAAGAATATGGCTGAGTCACTTGAAGAGGATATAGAAGTAAAAGATAAAGAAAACTACGATATGAAACATGATTTGATTGCAGCCCAGATACAGCTTGAAAAGACAAATCATGAAATTGAAAAGTTAAAAAAAGAAAAAGATGAACTGAACGGCAAAGTCAGGGAGTTAAGTGACGAACTTGAAGAGTTTTTAAAGCAGTGA
- a CDS encoding RnfABCDGE type electron transport complex subunit B: MSFSVILTSTIILGGSGILIGLLLGLADKKLSVTVDERENLVREALPGVNCGACGYPGCDGAALAVVNGEAPVTVCLVGGDMAAKKIGSIMGKAVSDTVKKRAYIHCSGTCSKTRLDNKYTGVKECTYIPYVPGNGEKVCTFGCMGYGSCKRACPFHAIRIVDGIAVVDKDACTGCGACIKVCPNHLIELIPYEKANYHVSCASNDKGRAVMEACDIGCIGCKKCERSCPAAAIHVDDFLAKIDYSLCMNCGKCKEVCPRSTITDETQVM; this comes from the coding sequence ATGAGTTTTTCAGTAATTTTGACTTCCACCATAATCTTAGGCGGATCGGGTATTCTTATCGGCCTGCTTCTTGGGCTGGCAGACAAAAAACTTTCTGTTACAGTTGATGAGCGCGAGAACCTCGTAAGGGAGGCCTTGCCGGGTGTTAACTGTGGTGCATGCGGTTATCCCGGATGTGACGGCGCTGCCCTGGCTGTTGTAAACGGTGAGGCACCCGTCACAGTGTGTCTGGTTGGAGGTGATATGGCTGCTAAAAAAATCGGCAGCATTATGGGTAAGGCAGTCTCTGATACAGTAAAAAAGAGAGCCTATATCCACTGCAGCGGAACATGCAGCAAGACCCGTCTGGATAACAAATACACGGGTGTAAAGGAGTGTACCTATATTCCTTACGTTCCGGGAAACGGAGAAAAAGTCTGTACGTTTGGGTGTATGGGTTATGGAAGCTGCAAGCGCGCATGTCCTTTTCATGCAATCCGTATTGTGGATGGCATTGCCGTTGTAGATAAGGATGCTTGTACCGGATGCGGAGCATGTATCAAAGTATGTCCCAATCATCTGATTGAATTAATCCCATACGAAAAAGCAAACTATCATGTCTCTTGTGCTTCGAATGATAAGGGAAGGGCTGTAATGGAGGCATGCGATATCGGCTGTATTGGATGTAAAAAATGTGAAAGAAGCTGCCCGGCGGCGGCTATTCATGTTGATGATTTTCTGGCAAAAATAGATTACTCTCTTTGCATGAACTGCGGAAAATGTAAAGAAGTATGTCCGAGGAGTACAATCACAGATGAAACTCAAGTTATGTAA
- a CDS encoding Gx transporter family protein — translation MSRKIKKITYLGLYTAVAILLGYIESLLPVITAVPGMKIGLANLAIVLVLYQFGPLAAFMVQIVRILAVGFLFGNLFGIAFSLAGGMSSLIVMTLIKHQTVFGITGVSVAGGVTHNIGQILIASALVKNNQIMYYLPALIVTGVTTGLLIGLLCMEIRKRLYKYD, via the coding sequence ATGAGCAGGAAAATCAAAAAGATTACATATCTTGGACTTTATACGGCAGTGGCTATTTTGCTGGGATACATTGAATCACTACTTCCGGTCATTACAGCTGTGCCTGGAATGAAGATTGGTCTGGCAAACCTGGCTATTGTACTTGTTTTATATCAATTCGGTCCCCTGGCAGCTTTCATGGTACAGATTGTGAGAATTTTAGCCGTGGGATTTTTATTTGGAAATTTGTTTGGCATTGCATTTTCTTTGGCAGGGGGGATGTCAAGCCTTATTGTCATGACTTTGATAAAGCATCAAACAGTTTTTGGTATTACAGGTGTGAGCGTCGCGGGAGGAGTTACCCATAATATTGGTCAGATTCTTATAGCTTCAGCTTTGGTAAAAAATAACCAGATCATGTATTATCTCCCGGCCCTGATCGTCACTGGTGTGACGACAGGTTTATTAATTGGGCTTTTATGTATGGAAATTCGAAAGAGGTTGTACAAATATGATTAA
- the ruvB gene encoding Holliday junction branch migration DNA helicase RuvB — MKQRIITTDLMEEELETEGSLRPQYLEDYIGQQKVKENLKIFIEAAKQRGDVLDHVLFYGPPGLGKTTLAGIIANEMGTHMKVTSGPAIEKPGEMAAILNNLQEGDILFIDEIHRLNRQVEEVLYPAMEDFAIDIMIGKGSSARSIRLDLPKFTMVGATTRAGLLTAPLRDRFGVIHHLEFYTIDELKAIIMHSAKILNIEMEESGAVEMAKRSRGTPRLANRLLRRVRDFAQVKFDGRITREVASLSLNLLDVDKCGLDATDRTILLTMIDKFNGGPVGLDTLAAAVGEDSGTIEDVYEPYLIKNGFISRTPRGRVATSLSYHHLGKALPDEM; from the coding sequence ATGAAACAACGGATCATAACAACGGATTTGATGGAAGAAGAGTTAGAAACGGAAGGCTCCTTAAGGCCCCAATACCTGGAAGACTATATCGGTCAGCAGAAAGTAAAGGAAAACTTAAAAATATTTATAGAGGCCGCAAAACAAAGAGGCGATGTTCTGGATCACGTACTTTTCTATGGCCCTCCCGGCCTGGGAAAGACGACACTTGCGGGGATCATCGCAAATGAAATGGGAACTCATATGAAAGTGACGTCCGGACCTGCCATTGAAAAGCCAGGAGAGATGGCTGCGATTCTGAATAATCTCCAGGAAGGAGATATTCTTTTTATTGATGAGATTCACCGTTTAAACAGACAGGTGGAAGAGGTGCTATACCCGGCCATGGAAGATTTTGCAATCGATATTATGATTGGGAAGGGATCTTCCGCCCGCTCCATACGGCTGGATCTGCCAAAATTCACTATGGTAGGTGCAACCACCAGAGCAGGCCTGTTGACAGCGCCGCTCAGAGATCGTTTTGGGGTCATTCATCATCTCGAATTTTATACGATAGATGAATTGAAAGCAATTATCATGCACTCTGCTAAAATACTAAATATCGAGATGGAAGAAAGCGGTGCTGTTGAGATGGCAAAACGTTCAAGAGGTACTCCTCGTCTGGCTAACAGATTGCTGCGAAGAGTCAGAGATTTTGCCCAGGTAAAGTTCGATGGAAGAATCACCCGGGAGGTGGCTTCTTTATCTTTAAATCTGTTGGACGTGGATAAATGCGGACTGGATGCCACAGACCGGACAATACTTTTAACTATGATTGACAAGTTTAACGGAGGACCAGTAGGTTTGGATACTCTGGCTGCAGCTGTCGGAGAGGATTCAGGAACTATTGAAGATGTGTATGAGCCTTATTTGATAAAGAATGGCTTTATCAGCCGTACACCCAGGGGAAGAGTGGCTACTTCTCTGTCTTATCACCACCTGGGGAAAGCTCTTCCTGATGAAATGTAA